The Streptomonospora litoralis genome window below encodes:
- a CDS encoding BCCT family transporter, which translates to MILVFLILGALFTGGLATVADTMLTWITTYFGWFYIIAATFFLVFVLWLMFSRFGNIRLGPDSSRPEFGTTAWFAMLFTAGMGIGLVFYGVSEPAGYNASGGPNPEEIAANTSESAYMAMNYTLFHWGVHPWAIYIVLGLALGYFCFRKGLPMRPASALYPLIGNRIYGWVGNLVDILAVFGTLFGLATSLGLGSQQVNAGLTSLFGVPNVWWMQALIVAAITSVAVLSVMLGIDKGIRRLSVINLWLAAALMLAVFLFGPRLYILTGMADFLGYYVQHLPETSLYVANPQTDPNGYEFQQAWTLFYWGWWIAWSPFVGMFIARISYGRTIRQFITGTLFAPVGASVVWFSVFGGTALYYDNVRNANISEVSADLALYELLDQLPMPGILATLLSVLTIVVVVLFFATSSDSGSLVIDMLTNGGDPHPIKLQRFFWAVTEGLVTIVLVAAGAGMATGDADPLTALRSASLITGLPFAIVLIVICFGILKALRSEDVRVTVPGTTPPARGGGESKVNVGPPGDMDKPTAKSGSSAGSTSTGSGSSPDSSESGA; encoded by the coding sequence ATCATCCTCGTGTTCCTGATTTTGGGTGCTTTGTTCACCGGCGGGCTCGCCACAGTCGCCGACACCATGCTGACGTGGATCACCACCTATTTCGGGTGGTTCTACATTATAGCGGCGACATTCTTCCTGGTGTTCGTCCTCTGGCTGATGTTCAGCCGCTTCGGCAACATCCGCCTCGGCCCTGACTCCTCACGGCCGGAGTTCGGGACGACCGCCTGGTTCGCCATGCTGTTCACCGCCGGCATGGGTATCGGTCTGGTGTTCTACGGGGTCAGCGAGCCGGCCGGCTACAACGCCAGCGGCGGCCCGAACCCCGAGGAGATCGCGGCCAACACCTCCGAGTCCGCCTACATGGCGATGAACTACACGTTGTTCCACTGGGGCGTGCACCCGTGGGCCATCTACATCGTGCTCGGGCTCGCGCTCGGCTATTTCTGCTTCCGCAAGGGCCTGCCCATGCGGCCTGCCTCGGCGCTGTACCCGCTGATCGGCAACCGCATCTACGGCTGGGTCGGCAACCTGGTCGACATCCTGGCCGTGTTCGGCACCCTGTTCGGCCTGGCCACCTCGCTCGGCCTGGGCTCCCAGCAGGTCAACGCCGGCCTGACCTCGCTCTTCGGCGTGCCCAACGTATGGTGGATGCAGGCCCTCATCGTCGCCGCGATCACCAGCGTCGCGGTGCTGAGTGTGATGCTCGGCATCGACAAGGGCATCCGCCGCCTCTCGGTCATCAACCTCTGGCTGGCCGCCGCTCTGATGCTCGCGGTCTTCCTGTTCGGTCCTCGGCTGTACATCCTCACGGGCATGGCCGACTTCCTGGGCTACTACGTGCAGCACCTGCCGGAGACAAGCCTCTACGTCGCCAACCCGCAGACCGACCCGAACGGCTACGAGTTCCAGCAGGCATGGACGCTGTTCTACTGGGGCTGGTGGATCGCCTGGTCGCCGTTCGTCGGCATGTTCATCGCGCGCATCTCCTACGGGCGCACGATCCGCCAGTTCATCACCGGCACGCTGTTCGCCCCCGTCGGCGCCTCCGTCGTCTGGTTCAGCGTCTTCGGCGGCACCGCGCTGTACTACGACAACGTGCGCAACGCCAACATCTCCGAAGTTTCTGCCGATCTGGCACTGTACGAACTGCTGGACCAGCTGCCGATGCCCGGAATCCTGGCCACGCTGCTGTCGGTCCTGACGATCGTCGTGGTCGTACTGTTCTTCGCCACCTCGTCCGACTCGGGCTCGCTTGTCATCGACATGCTGACCAACGGCGGCGATCCGCACCCGATCAAGCTCCAGCGGTTCTTCTGGGCCGTCACCGAGGGCCTGGTGACCATCGTGCTGGTGGCGGCGGGCGCCGGCATGGCCACAGGCGATGCCGACCCGCTGACCGCACTGCGATCGGCGTCACTGATCACCGGCCTGCCCTTCGCCATCGTCCTCATCGTCATCTGCTTCGGCATCCTGAAGGCGTTGCGAAGCGAGGACGTTCGGGTAACGGTCCCGGGGACTACGCCCCCGGCCCGAGGAGGAGGCGAGAGCAAGGTGAACGTCGGTCCTCCCGGAGACATGGACAAGCCTACGGCCAAGTCCGGATCCTCAGCCGGTTCCACATCCACGGGATCGGGCTCGTCCCCGGACAGCAGCGAAAGCGGCGCTTGA
- a CDS encoding sigma-70 family RNA polymerase sigma factor — protein sequence MQDADLTRLALAAGAGAPGAADRLVGELRSDVTRFIASMAEPGWVEELTQETLIRALRGLPRFAARSSARSWLLTIARHTVADRYRAAASRPATVSVDDCERAQTRTGAAHGRFEEEVALLNLLASLPEPRRTAFVLTRIEGFAYTEAAEMTGVPVGTVRSRVARARSDLADALRLAEDPAAPAEPAEPAESVAGAGRTTRTA from the coding sequence ATGCAAGACGCTGACCTGACGCGGCTGGCGCTTGCCGCCGGCGCGGGCGCCCCCGGTGCTGCGGATCGGCTCGTCGGCGAACTACGCAGCGACGTCACCCGCTTCATCGCCTCGATGGCCGAGCCGGGCTGGGTCGAGGAGTTGACCCAGGAGACCCTGATCCGGGCGCTAAGGGGGCTGCCGCGCTTCGCCGCGCGGTCCTCGGCCCGGTCATGGCTGCTCACCATCGCCCGGCACACGGTAGCGGACCGCTACCGCGCCGCGGCGTCGCGTCCGGCCACGGTGAGCGTCGACGACTGCGAGAGGGCACAGACCCGCACCGGCGCCGCACACGGCCGCTTCGAGGAGGAGGTCGCGTTACTGAACCTGCTCGCGAGCCTGCCCGAGCCGCGCCGCACGGCCTTCGTGCTTACACGGATCGAGGGCTTCGCCTACACCGAGGCCGCCGAGATGACCGGCGTCCCCGTGGGTACGGTGCGTTCCCGCGTGGCGCGGGCGCGCAGCGACCTCGCCGATGCGCTGCGGCTGGCCGAGGACCCGGCCGCGCCGGCGGAGCCGGCGGAGCCGGCGGAATCGGTGGCAGGAGCAGGTCGGACCACCCGGACGGCATGA
- a CDS encoding VOC family protein, whose product MLDPGKAFSSFAVDDPAAAEEFYSRTLGIPVAKVAGMEEYGLLALETGGGTGAMVYPEPDFTPATYTVMHFPVDDIEKAVDQLAARGVEFLRYGSFEQDAKGITTGSPRNAWFTDPAGNVLGLVQD is encoded by the coding sequence ATGCTCGATCCTGGAAAGGCGTTCAGCAGTTTCGCAGTCGACGACCCGGCCGCGGCGGAGGAGTTCTACAGTCGCACCCTCGGCATCCCCGTCGCGAAGGTAGCGGGGATGGAGGAGTACGGGCTCCTCGCCCTGGAGACGGGCGGCGGGACGGGCGCGATGGTCTATCCCGAACCCGACTTCACACCGGCGACTTACACGGTGATGCACTTCCCCGTCGACGACATCGAGAAGGCCGTCGACCAGCTCGCGGCACGCGGCGTGGAGTTCCTGCGCTACGGCTCGTTCGAACAGGACGCGAAGGGGATCACCACCGGCAGTCCGCGCAACGCGTGGTTCACCGACCCCGCGGGCAACGTTCTGGGGCTCGTGCAGGACTGA
- a CDS encoding VOC family protein: MPTTEINAMLLASRDPERLHDWYSTVFEPQQDTRMDQYRILKLGSFHLLIDSRDDIAAANPDPGRVIINVDVDDARAVGKRIDEAGSRWLSPIEDRDGSLFGTAIDPDGNYVQLIQLSEEARQSM, translated from the coding sequence ATGCCCACCACCGAGATCAACGCCATGCTGCTGGCCAGCCGCGACCCCGAGCGGCTGCACGACTGGTACTCCACGGTGTTCGAACCGCAGCAGGACACCCGCATGGACCAGTACCGAATCCTCAAGCTCGGCTCCTTCCACCTGTTGATCGACAGCCGCGACGACATCGCCGCGGCCAATCCCGACCCGGGACGGGTGATCATCAACGTCGACGTCGACGACGCCCGCGCCGTCGGCAAGCGAATCGACGAGGCGGGCAGTCGGTGGCTCTCTCCGATCGAGGACCGCGACGGCAGCCTCTTCGGCACCGCGATCGACCCAGACGGCAACTACGTGCAGCTCATCCAGCTCAGCGAAGAGGCCAGGCAATCGATGTAG
- a CDS encoding PPOX class F420-dependent oxidoreductase: MASITDPRVRGLLQEGTRTGKLAYTASDGRPLAAPVWFVVEGDEVVFNTGVQTAKGRAIARDPRLAMVVDIESPPYGFVQLQGVAEVSEDPDELLRTATAIADRYMGEDRAEEFGRRNGVPGEMVVRLRPTKLIAGFDMVE, translated from the coding sequence GTGGCTTCCATCACCGATCCCCGCGTCCGCGGCCTCCTGCAGGAGGGAACGCGCACCGGGAAGCTCGCCTACACCGCGTCCGACGGCCGCCCGCTGGCCGCACCCGTGTGGTTCGTCGTCGAGGGCGACGAGGTCGTCTTCAACACGGGAGTGCAGACCGCCAAGGGCCGGGCCATCGCGCGCGACCCGCGGTTGGCGATGGTGGTGGACATCGAGTCGCCGCCGTACGGGTTCGTGCAGCTCCAAGGCGTGGCGGAGGTCTCGGAGGATCCCGACGAACTCCTGCGCACCGCGACGGCCATCGCCGACCGCTACATGGGCGAGGACCGCGCCGAGGAGTTCGGCCGCCGCAACGGCGTACCGGGCGAAATGGTGGTACGCCTGCGGCCGACGAAGTTGATCGCGGGCTTCGACATGGTCGAGTGA
- a CDS encoding Hsp20/alpha crystallin family protein has protein sequence MATKKRRTNPFRGVLDMMSEMNRISDTMSNLETGSAPTTPRGFADAWSPPTDIFARGEDLFIRCELAGVYNEDVEVSFSHGYLTVAGERKRDDTDAIYYASERFLGNFRREITLPEGTDDDDISAEFDDGLLTIRVAGAADAEGPRRIEVNSKKKGR, from the coding sequence ATGGCCACTAAGAAGAGAAGGACGAACCCCTTCCGCGGCGTCTTGGACATGATGAGCGAGATGAACCGCATCTCCGACACCATGTCCAACCTGGAGACCGGTTCCGCACCGACGACGCCGCGCGGGTTCGCCGACGCCTGGAGCCCACCTACCGACATCTTCGCCCGCGGCGAGGACCTCTTCATCCGGTGTGAGCTGGCGGGCGTGTACAACGAAGACGTCGAGGTCTCGTTCTCGCACGGGTACCTCACCGTCGCAGGCGAACGCAAGCGCGATGACACGGACGCCATCTACTACGCCTCGGAGCGTTTCCTGGGCAACTTCCGGCGGGAGATCACGCTGCCGGAGGGCACGGACGACGACGACATCTCCGCCGAATTCGACGACGGCCTGCTCACGATCCGCGTGGCCGGTGCGGCCGACGCCGAGGGGCCGCGCCGCATCGAGGTGAACAGCAAGAAGAAGGGCCGCTGA
- a CDS encoding MFS transporter, with product MDTTAPTGASGSPSRAGRREWLGLAVLALPTLLLSLDMSVLHLALPHLAADLQPSSSELLWIMDVYGFMIAGFLITMGTLGDRIGRRRLLLIGAAAFGAASVAAAYSTTPAMLIATRTVLGVAGATLMPSTLALISNMFQDSRQRATAIALWASCFMGGTAVGPVVGGLLLEWFWWGSVFLLGVPVMVLLLATAPLLLPERRDPGAGRLDLFSVALSLAAILPVIYGLKEIAAHGPGATAFTAIAAGAAVGAVFVRRQLHMTDPLLDLRLFADRGFSGGLGVMMLGAVAMGGMFLLLSQYLQLVGGLSPLQAGLRLVPSAAVMIAGTMLGPWAARRLGQANVIGGGMVLAAVGMLLLTLVSPADGTALVVVALAVASLGLGPGSALVTDVVVGSAPPEKAGSAASMSETSGEFGIAMGVALLGSLSTAVYRSRVTVPEGVPAEAAAASRDSLPAAAAAAAELPAETAAQLLAPGREAFTQALNASAIAGAVVLGLFGAAAILLLRTRRTPADTGATGGRAAAGGADDDTRLEPVAAEG from the coding sequence ATGGACACCACCGCGCCGACCGGAGCGTCCGGTTCGCCGTCTCGGGCCGGGCGCCGGGAGTGGCTGGGGCTGGCGGTGCTCGCACTGCCGACGCTGCTGCTTTCGCTGGACATGAGCGTCCTGCACCTGGCGCTGCCGCACCTGGCGGCGGACCTGCAGCCAAGTAGCAGCGAACTGCTGTGGATCATGGACGTGTACGGCTTCATGATCGCCGGGTTCCTAATCACCATGGGCACCCTCGGGGACCGCATCGGGCGGCGGCGGCTGCTGCTCATCGGGGCCGCCGCGTTCGGTGCCGCGTCGGTCGCCGCGGCCTACTCCACGACCCCGGCGATGCTGATCGCCACGCGGACGGTGCTGGGCGTGGCCGGTGCGACGCTGATGCCCTCGACACTGGCACTGATCAGCAACATGTTCCAGGACTCCCGCCAGCGCGCGACCGCGATCGCGCTGTGGGCCAGCTGCTTCATGGGCGGCACCGCTGTCGGCCCGGTGGTCGGCGGCCTGCTGCTGGAGTGGTTCTGGTGGGGCTCGGTGTTCCTGCTGGGCGTGCCCGTCATGGTGCTGCTGCTGGCCACCGCGCCGCTGCTGCTGCCCGAGCGCCGCGATCCCGGCGCCGGGCGGCTGGACCTGTTCAGCGTCGCGCTCTCGCTCGCGGCCATCCTGCCCGTCATCTACGGCCTCAAGGAGATCGCCGCTCACGGTCCCGGCGCGACGGCCTTCACGGCGATCGCGGCGGGCGCCGCGGTCGGGGCGGTCTTCGTGCGCCGCCAGCTGCACATGACAGACCCGCTGCTGGATCTGCGGCTGTTCGCCGACCGCGGCTTCTCGGGCGGACTGGGCGTGATGATGCTGGGCGCGGTGGCGATGGGCGGCATGTTCCTGCTGCTGTCGCAGTACCTGCAGTTGGTCGGGGGCCTGTCGCCGCTGCAGGCCGGGCTGCGGCTGGTGCCGTCGGCGGCGGTGATGATCGCGGGCACGATGCTGGGCCCATGGGCCGCCCGCCGCCTGGGCCAGGCCAACGTGATCGGCGGCGGCATGGTGCTGGCGGCGGTGGGCATGCTGCTGCTGACCCTGGTCTCCCCCGCCGACGGAACGGCACTCGTGGTCGTCGCGCTGGCCGTCGCCTCCCTGGGGCTCGGGCCGGGCTCGGCCCTGGTGACCGATGTGGTGGTGGGCTCGGCCCCACCGGAGAAGGCGGGCTCGGCCGCGTCGATGTCGGAGACCAGCGGGGAGTTCGGTATCGCCATGGGGGTGGCGCTCCTGGGCAGTCTGAGCACCGCTGTCTACCGCAGCCGGGTCACCGTGCCCGAGGGGGTACCGGCCGAGGCCGCCGCCGCATCCCGCGACAGCCTCCCGGCTGCCGCCGCCGCGGCCGCGGAACTGCCCGCCGAGACCGCGGCCCAGCTGCTCGCGCCCGGGCGGGAGGCGTTCACCCAAGCGCTGAACGCCTCGGCGATCGCGGGCGCGGTCGTACTGGGGCTCTTCGGTGCCGCGGCGATCCTGCTGTTGCGCACCCGCCGCACACCCGCCGATACCGGAGCCACCGGCGGTCGCGCCGCGGCGGGCGGCGCCGATGACGACACCCGGCTCGAACCGGTCGCCGCCGAAGGATGA
- a CDS encoding MFS transporter encodes MLGLLVRPGAYRRLFAAQVAALAGTGLATVALGLLAYRLAGDDASRVMATALTIKMVAYVVAGPLLTGLTLRLPRRAVLVGSDAVRASAVAVLPWVDQVWQVYALVALLQTASAAFTPAFQALIPEIVEDADYTAALALSRLAYDLEAVASPVLAAGLLLLVPFSGLFAFTAVGFAGSALVVVRTRLPGETGRGSPSRLEGAVAGVRAFSVLPPLRALAALNLAVAAPTALVLVNTVVYVRGPLGGTDTGVALALACFGAGSMAVALALPKLAMSSGARPVMLAGPLVIAVSAAALAAAWSAAPTPAVLAFAWAALGAGCSLVATLTGRLLRDTVGRTGLPPLFAAQFSLSHACFLATYPLAGWAGAALPPEAAFAGTAVIAGLAGGAAVLLWRTSHERAPEPARTAAASGP; translated from the coding sequence ATGCTGGGGCTGCTGGTGCGCCCGGGTGCCTACCGGCGGCTGTTCGCCGCGCAGGTCGCCGCCCTGGCCGGTACCGGACTGGCCACCGTCGCGCTGGGACTGCTGGCCTACCGTTTGGCGGGCGACGACGCCTCGCGGGTCATGGCCACCGCGCTGACGATCAAGATGGTCGCCTACGTCGTGGCCGGACCGCTGCTCACGGGGCTCACCCTGCGGCTGCCGCGCCGCGCCGTCCTCGTCGGGTCGGATGCGGTGCGCGCCTCGGCGGTGGCCGTGCTGCCCTGGGTCGACCAGGTCTGGCAGGTGTATGCGCTGGTGGCGCTGCTGCAGACGGCGTCGGCCGCGTTCACCCCCGCGTTCCAGGCGCTCATCCCCGAGATCGTCGAGGACGCCGACTACACCGCGGCACTCGCCCTGTCGCGGCTGGCCTACGACTTGGAGGCGGTGGCCTCACCGGTGCTCGCGGCCGGGCTGCTGCTGCTCGTGCCCTTCAGCGGGCTGTTCGCGTTCACCGCGGTCGGATTCGCCGGGTCGGCGCTGGTGGTGGTGCGCACGCGGCTGCCGGGGGAGACGGGCCGCGGCTCGCCGTCCCGGTTGGAGGGGGCCGTCGCGGGCGTTCGTGCTTTCTCCGTGCTGCCGCCGCTGCGGGCGCTGGCGGCGCTCAATCTGGCGGTCGCGGCGCCGACCGCGCTGGTGCTGGTGAACACGGTCGTCTACGTCCGCGGGCCGCTCGGCGGGACGGACACCGGTGTCGCGCTCGCGCTCGCGTGTTTCGGCGCGGGCTCGATGGCCGTGGCCCTCGCCTTGCCCAAGCTGGCGATGTCCTCCGGGGCGCGGCCGGTCATGCTCGCCGGACCACTGGTGATCGCGGTCTCCGCGGCGGCGCTCGCCGCGGCGTGGTCGGCGGCGCCGACACCCGCGGTGCTCGCTTTCGCTTGGGCGGCGCTGGGAGCCGGCTGCTCGCTGGTGGCCACCCTCACGGGCCGCCTGCTGCGCGACACCGTGGGGCGCACCGGCCTGCCGCCCTTGTTCGCCGCCCAGTTCTCCCTCTCCCACGCCTGCTTCCTGGCGACCTACCCGCTCGCCGGCTGGGCGGGGGCCGCCCTCCCACCGGAAGCGGCCTTCGCCGGGACGGCGGTGATCGCCGGGCTGGCCGGCGGCGCGGCCGTCCTCCTCTGGCGCACGTCCCACGAGCGCGCACCGGAGCCGGCCCGGACCGCGGCGGCGTCTGGGCCCTGA
- a CDS encoding ArsR/SmtB family transcription factor, protein METQETATGPSLTHETPPEAERLAVAADVFRLLSDPTRLHLLWVLGHREADVTELTEACAASRTAVSQHLAKLRLAGLVESRKQSRRAIYRLRDGHLRRLVLEAVNHADHVVTGEPPHH, encoded by the coding sequence ATGGAGACGCAGGAGACCGCGACCGGACCGAGCCTGACGCACGAGACCCCGCCCGAAGCGGAGCGCCTGGCTGTGGCCGCCGACGTCTTCCGGCTCCTCTCCGATCCCACGCGGCTGCACCTGCTGTGGGTCCTCGGCCACCGCGAGGCCGACGTCACCGAGCTCACCGAGGCGTGCGCCGCCTCACGCACCGCCGTGTCGCAGCATCTGGCCAAGCTCCGCCTGGCGGGCCTCGTGGAGTCGCGCAAGCAGTCGCGGCGCGCCATCTACCGGCTGCGCGACGGCCACCTGCGCCGCCTCGTGCTGGAGGCGGTCAACCACGCCGATCACGTCGTCACCGGCGAGCCGCCGCACCACTGA
- a CDS encoding excalibur calcium-binding domain-containing protein — MTDSNNRTAIAVTAGCGALVFFVLVVGACSAAISAAGDAPDGPRPTVTATVTAVATTTETATPRVTATETVTETAEPPADDNDDNGGGGGGGGGAPAAPPAPPAPEPEPEPAPDVYYENCTDARAKGGAPVYRGEPGYGPHLDRDGDGVGCE, encoded by the coding sequence ATGACCGATAGCAACAACCGGACCGCCATCGCCGTAACCGCAGGCTGCGGCGCCCTGGTCTTCTTCGTGCTGGTGGTGGGCGCCTGCTCCGCCGCGATCAGCGCAGCCGGCGACGCCCCCGATGGCCCGCGGCCCACCGTGACCGCGACCGTCACGGCCGTCGCAACGACCACCGAGACGGCGACGCCGAGAGTGACAGCAACGGAAACCGTGACGGAGACCGCCGAGCCCCCTGCCGACGACAACGACGACAACGGCGGTGGTGGTGGTGGCGGCGGCGGCGCACCCGCCGCTCCCCCGGCGCCACCCGCGCCGGAACCCGAGCCTGAGCCGGCGCCCGACGTCTACTACGAGAACTGCACCGACGCCCGCGCCAAGGGCGGCGCACCCGTCTACCGGGGAGAACCCGGTTACGGCCCCCATCTCGACCGCGACGGCGACGGAGTCGGATGCGAGTGA
- a CDS encoding M16 family metallopeptidase, with protein MSSVPIAAEQEPGSTITLLEPGDGSGLVRRTVLPGGLRVVTEAMPGVRSAAFGISATTGSRDEDRAHAGSAHFLEHLLFKGTRKRDAMEISALLDSVGADHNAYTTKEHTCYYAKVLDRDLPLAVDVVGDMVAGSVLDAGEVETERGVILEEIAMNEDEPADLIDDVFAEHVYADSALGWPILGTEDTIGGLGRDRIFEQYRAAYVPGELIVAAAGNLDHEAVVEQVRSVFAEQSAAAGDARPARPRIGGPPVTAHSGTRLVGRETEQAHLILGREGLPRTDERWYALRVLGSALGGGMSSRLFQEVREKRGLAYAVQAFHSSFAETGAFQVYAGCLPDKIDEVLGVCREELAKAAASGITDEELERAKGQIKGSWVLGSEGSNARMGRLTIHELGYPRHFSLDDDLALFDAVTSEEVAEVAAEILGRPEMLAVIGPYDEGRVL; from the coding sequence ATGAGCTCTGTTCCGATCGCCGCCGAGCAGGAGCCCGGCAGTACCATCACTCTGCTGGAACCCGGCGACGGTTCCGGACTGGTGCGGCGCACGGTGCTGCCCGGCGGACTGCGTGTGGTGACCGAGGCGATGCCCGGCGTCCGGTCGGCGGCCTTCGGGATCTCGGCCACCACCGGTTCGCGCGACGAGGACCGCGCGCACGCGGGATCGGCGCACTTCCTGGAGCACCTGCTGTTCAAGGGCACCCGCAAGCGCGACGCGATGGAGATCTCGGCGCTGCTCGACAGCGTGGGCGCCGACCACAACGCTTACACCACCAAGGAGCACACCTGCTACTACGCCAAGGTTCTGGACCGGGACCTGCCGCTGGCGGTCGACGTGGTGGGCGACATGGTGGCCGGCTCGGTGCTGGATGCGGGCGAGGTCGAGACCGAGCGCGGGGTGATCCTCGAAGAGATCGCGATGAACGAGGACGAGCCCGCAGACCTCATCGACGACGTCTTCGCCGAGCACGTCTACGCCGACTCCGCCCTGGGATGGCCGATCCTGGGCACCGAGGACACCATCGGCGGGCTGGGGCGGGACCGCATCTTCGAGCAGTACCGCGCCGCCTACGTCCCCGGCGAGCTGATCGTCGCCGCGGCCGGCAACCTGGACCACGAAGCGGTCGTCGAGCAGGTGCGCTCGGTCTTCGCCGAGCAGTCGGCCGCCGCGGGCGACGCCCGGCCCGCCCGGCCGCGCATCGGCGGACCGCCGGTGACGGCCCACAGCGGCACGCGCCTCGTCGGCCGCGAGACCGAGCAGGCGCACCTGATCCTGGGCCGCGAGGGGCTGCCGCGCACCGACGAACGCTGGTACGCCCTGCGGGTGCTGGGCTCGGCGCTGGGCGGCGGGATGTCCTCGCGGCTGTTCCAGGAGGTTCGCGAGAAGCGCGGGCTGGCCTATGCGGTGCAGGCGTTCCACAGCTCCTTCGCCGAAACCGGCGCCTTCCAGGTCTACGCGGGTTGCCTGCCCGACAAGATCGACGAGGTGCTGGGCGTGTGCCGCGAGGAGCTGGCCAAGGCCGCCGCCTCCGGCATCACGGACGAAGAGTTGGAGCGGGCCAAGGGCCAGATCAAGGGGTCGTGGGTGCTGGGCAGCGAGGGCAGCAACGCCCGGATGGGGCGGCTGACGATCCACGAGCTGGGCTACCCGCGGCACTTCTCGCTGGACGACGACCTCGCCCTGTTCGACGCCGTGACCTCCGAGGAGGTGGCCGAGGTGGCCGCGGAGATCCTGGGCCGCCCGGAGATGCTGGCCGTGATCGGCCCCTACGACGAGGGTCGCGTCCTCTGA
- a CDS encoding SAM-dependent methyltransferase, giving the protein MNDSSPSWMQARENDRAAPAGIDTSRAHPARIYDYWLGGKDNFASDRAVGDQIVAAMPQIVDGARANRAFLQRAVTYLAREAGVRQFLDIGTGIPTAGNTHTVAQEIAPESRVVYVDNDPIVLTHARALLVGASEGATAYVESDLRDPEAIVRGAAETLDTEQPTAIMLLGILEFVTDDAEVADLLKRLLDAFPSGSHLVISHSSNVVDPEGMDEAARLWNEGGSTPLVLRTPDQLAGFFTGLELVEPGIVSCPLWRPDGIAEGIRPVDGFAGVGRRP; this is encoded by the coding sequence ATGAACGATTCCTCCCCCTCATGGATGCAGGCCCGGGAGAACGACCGAGCGGCGCCCGCCGGTATCGACACGAGCCGTGCCCACCCCGCGCGCATCTACGACTACTGGCTGGGCGGTAAGGACAACTTCGCCTCGGACCGCGCGGTCGGCGACCAGATCGTCGCGGCCATGCCGCAGATCGTCGACGGTGCCCGCGCCAACAGGGCCTTCCTCCAGCGCGCCGTCACCTACCTCGCCCGCGAGGCCGGAGTCCGCCAGTTCCTCGACATCGGTACGGGAATCCCCACCGCCGGTAACACGCACACCGTCGCGCAGGAGATCGCACCCGAGAGCCGCGTCGTATACGTCGACAACGACCCCATCGTGCTCACCCACGCCCGCGCGCTGCTCGTCGGCGCCTCCGAAGGCGCCACCGCCTACGTCGAGTCCGACCTGCGCGATCCCGAGGCGATCGTGCGCGGCGCCGCCGAGACGCTGGATACCGAGCAGCCGACCGCGATCATGCTGCTGGGCATCCTGGAGTTCGTCACCGACGACGCCGAAGTGGCCGATCTCCTCAAGCGCCTGCTCGACGCTTTCCCCAGCGGCAGCCACCTGGTGATCTCGCACTCCTCCAACGTCGTCGACCCCGAAGGCATGGACGAGGCCGCCCGGCTGTGGAACGAGGGCGGCTCCACGCCGCTCGTGCTGCGCACCCCCGACCAGCTGGCCGGGTTCTTCACCGGCCTGGAGCTGGTCGAACCCGGGATCGTCTCCTGCCCGCTATGGCGGCCGGACGGGATCGCCGAGGGAATCCGGCCCGTCGACGGCTTCGCCGGCGTCGGAAGGCGCCCCTGA